In the genome of Arthrobacter sp. PAMC25284, the window GCGATGCCGATGTACTGGGTGTAGAGGTATTCCTCGATGCCTTCGAGGCCGCCTTCGCGGCCCAGGCCGGACTGTTTGACGCCGCCGAACGGGGCCGCGGCGTTGGAGACGACACCGGCGTTCAGGCCGAGCATGCCGGTTTCGAGGCGTTCGCCCATCCGGATGCCGCGGTTCAGGTCGCGCGTGAAGACGTAGGCGACCAGGCCGTACTCGGTGTTGTTCGCGAGCCGGACGGCTTCGTCCTCGGTGTCGAACGTGATGATCGGCGCGACGGGTCCGAAGATTTCCTCGGACAGGATCCGGGTGCCTTCGGTGACGCCTTTGAGAATGGTCGGCTGGTAGAAGTAACCGGGGCCGTCGACGGCGGCACCGCCGATGACCGCGACCGCACCGGCGGCCACTGCGTCGGTGACGAGCTCGTGGACCTTGTCCCGGCTCTTGGCATCGATCAGCGGGCCGACCTTGGACTCGGCTTCGGTGCCGCGGGCGGTCGTCATGTCCGCCATCTTCGCGGCGAACTTCTCCGCGAACTCGTCGGCGAGGGACTCGTGCACGATGAACCGGTTTGCCGCTGTACAGGCCTCGCCCATGTTCCGCAGCTTCGCGAGCATGGCCCCGGCGACGGCGGCGTCGATGTCGGCGTCCTCGAACACCACAAACGGGGCGTTCCCGCCGAGTTCCATCGAGGTCCGCAGGACCGTTTCGGACGCGTCGGCGAGCAGCCGGCGGCCCACCTCGGTGGAACCGGTGAAGGAGAGCTTCCGGAGCCGGGAATCCTTGATCAGCGGCCCCGTCGTGGCGCCCGCGGTGGAGGTCGGGATGAGGTTCAGGACACCGGCGGGAAGCCCGGCCTCCATCATCACCGCGGCGAACAGCTGGGACGTCAGCGGGGTCAGGTTAGCGGACTTGAGCACCATCGTGCAGCCCGCGGCCACGGCCGGGGAGACCTTCCGGGTTGCCATCGCCAGCGGAAAGTTCCATGGGGTAATCAGCAGGCACGGGCCGACCGGCTTCTTCGTCACCAGCAGCCGGGACTTGCCGTCCGGGGACACCGAGTACCGGCCGAAGGCCCGCACTGCCTCCTCCGAGAACCAGCGCAGGAATTCCGCACCGTAGGTAACCTCGCCGCGGGCCTCGGCCAGCGGTTTGCCCATCTCCAGGGTCATCAACAGCGCGAAATCCTCGGCGCGGGCCGTGACCAGCTCAAAGGCCCGGCGCAGGATCTCGCCCCGTTCGCGGGATGGAACCTTCGCCCAGGACTCCTGCGCGGCGGCCGCCGCGTCCAGGGCTGCGGCGCCGTCTTCGGGTCCGGCATCGGCCAGGCTCAACAGCACCCGGCCCGTCGCCGGATCCTCCACATCAAAAGTCTTTCCGGACGCGGCCGGACGCCACTGCCCGTCAATCAGCAGACCGGTCGGCACAGAGGCCAGCAGGGCGCCCTCGCGCTCCGCGGTAACAATGGGCTGGGCAGTAACAGTCACAACGACTCCCTCGTCAGCAATACGGTTCGAACTCGGTTTTCAACGCCGCGCAGGCCCTGCAGGATGGCACTGCACGCGCGGTGGGATTACTGCCACGCTACTGCCGTCTTCTCCGGCACGTCTATGCAAGGCCGCACTACATCGGTATGGCTTCTGTGTGCAGTTGCACAGTGGCTGCGGGGGGAAGCATGTCCCGGTCCTGGCGGTCCTGGGACGGGGTAGGTCAACGCGCGGCGAGGACCGCGGCGTAGAGCTCCCGCTTGCTGACCCTGGCGTCGTCAGCCACGGCAGCGACGGCTTCTTTGAGCCGGATTCCCTGCGCGATCAGCCCGTTGACGGCGGCCACGTGATCCTCCGGCCGCCCCGGCCCC includes:
- a CDS encoding NAD-dependent succinate-semialdehyde dehydrogenase, with amino-acid sequence MTVTAQPIVTAEREGALLASVPTGLLIDGQWRPAASGKTFDVEDPATGRVLLSLADAGPEDGAAALDAAAAAQESWAKVPSRERGEILRRAFELVTARAEDFALLMTLEMGKPLAEARGEVTYGAEFLRWFSEEAVRAFGRYSVSPDGKSRLLVTKKPVGPCLLITPWNFPLAMATRKVSPAVAAGCTMVLKSANLTPLTSQLFAAVMMEAGLPAGVLNLIPTSTAGATTGPLIKDSRLRKLSFTGSTEVGRRLLADASETVLRTSMELGGNAPFVVFEDADIDAAVAGAMLAKLRNMGEACTAANRFIVHESLADEFAEKFAAKMADMTTARGTEAESKVGPLIDAKSRDKVHELVTDAVAAGAVAVIGGAAVDGPGYFYQPTILKGVTEGTRILSEEIFGPVAPIITFDTEDEAVRLANNTEYGLVAYVFTRDLNRGIRMGERLETGMLGLNAGVVSNAAAPFGGVKQSGLGREGGLEGIEEYLYTQYIGIADPYAG